In Brachypodium distachyon strain Bd21 chromosome 5, Brachypodium_distachyon_v3.0, whole genome shotgun sequence, the genomic window GGGGAAGAATTGAGAGTATACTTGTCTCTCTACCACTCACCGCCCGATGGGAGTATGATCATGTAAGCTAAAATTTTCTCCTCTGCTTAGCCGGCTCAATAAGCGTTAAAGTGTCTCATGTTTGCTGctgtagaaaacaagaaatggTAGTGTAAATTCACCAACATTACCGGCCCCTGCAATTTGGCTGACATGTCAATTCATTTACAGAAACCGGAAGAAGGGACCGAAGAATGGAAACTTCTCGATGCCTGCATAAATCCGAAGGAATGGCTCTGATTAGCTGTTTCTGCTGTCTCTTCCAATTGTTTTGCTAGTATTCCCAACTCTTTCGAGTCTTGAGATCTCCGATCATGTGTAGTTCCCTTTGCCGGGTAGAAGTTTTGTTCATAAGTGTATGATAATGTATCACAATGTAGTTTCACCGAGCCGGGTGAGATCAAGGAGATATGTAGATGGTGTCCCTGTTTTGTCTTTCCAAATGCGCGAAGGGATAAATCTGCAGAGTTGGATTTATTCTTGGTTTGTATAGAAGAAAAGACAGCTCTTTTTAAGGCGTCTCAGGAGAATCATGCCAGTGCGCTTCTGTGGTTGCTGGCCGACCCAGGAAACAGCCGCACGGCCCCTCAACCAAATGTTCAGTTGGGCCACATCCGGGAACGATACAAGGCTGGGCTGATCCACGTGGAGCAGGCCCAGATCCTGGAAGCCCAGTCCGGGGAGGAATTCGGTTAGAACACGGGCTGCACTCCGACTCCGACCATCCAAGGGACCGGGGCAGAGCTAGGGTTAATTGCTTCGATCCCCAATCTCTCGACGATACTCCaattgcggcggcgcggatcaGGAATCTTGCGATGTCCGGCCAGGGAGGGTTCTCGCTGAGGTCGTGCACCTCGAAGAGCAAGGCGAAGGAGAACAAAAGGAAGGCGGCCGGTCATTCCAAGGCCAAGGGGCGGGCCAGAAAAGTCAAGGGGGAGGATGGCAGCTCCATGTCTAGCGTTGCTGCGGCGGCCGAGAAGGAGGTGAATTCGGCGGGAGCGGGCTTATCTCGAGTCGCGGATCGGCGCGCTGAAGCAGCGGTGCCGGCCAAAGAGAAGAAGGACGACCCTGATTTCGAAGAGGTATACGCGCAGTGCAAAGAAGAATACGCGACATTTATCAGGGAGGAAATTCTTCTTGACTCACTTAATTAGGTGTTGAGCGATTTcgaagatgatgaagatgaagaagatgaagatgaagaagatgaagaagaactTTGTCGTTCTGCTGTGGATGATAAGATTGCTCCGGCCGAATCCAAGCAGTAATGCAATGTCATCTATCTATCTGCGGGGTTGccaaagaggaagaagaacttCCCTCTGTTCTGGATGATGATATGCCAGGGTCTATTAATTGCTGATCCAGCTAGCCTTCGTTAGGTTAGCTGCACCATTAACAGTTAGAGAGAATAGGAGGGCTAATGGCAGACACTCGTCGTTAGTTGTGAGTAATAGGTTATGAGCATGGATGTACTCGGAGTGCTTCTTCTCATGCAGAAATCTTATGccttcaacttttttttttggaacaaaATCTTATGACTTCAACTTGTTTGGATGGAGACCTCACGAAGAATATCCTAgactcaaacaaaaaaagagtacTAACATGTTAtactcaaacaaaaaaaaatgctactccctccgacacatattgtctcaaatttgcccaattttttttagaaacacagtacaaacgtAGACGCTTACGACACGCCcatacactcacccctattAACAAGCACCTatcctatgagcacctccgaaagacACGGAGCCGGTAGATTTTGAGAAATTGACGAAGTCGCCGCAGGCGTCTcgctgttgacgggtacgtcacctaccactaAAAGACTAGTGTCggttaaatcctgaaataattcagaaaaatgtgtCAACCATGTCAAGTCTAGAACTTAAACCTGTATGGGCTGGTTccgtattctagaaaaaaaatgggcTGGTTCTACACAAGGAACCAGGCCAACTGAGTTATTCTCAGTTCACAATTCTCTTCCTCTATCTGCATGCACGTGTTGCGGCCTTCAGAAGGCTCGATCAATCTTATCTCGACGTGCCCACGCCCTTCGATCGCCTATGCTTTGTGTGCGTGCCCGAAGAGGACCACACGAGTTACGTGCCACTGTAGGTGATTTCGACAAAACAGACCTCGTGACGAAAGGAAGTCACAAAATAAACTCGCGCGCAAAACTATTTCACAGATCTAACCCTTTTGCTCAATGCCCGACAGAACGGTGCTATTGTCACAACCTCAACGCCTAATCCGTAGGCGCTATCCCCTGCCAGGGTGGCCGAGCTCAGCCAGCGTGGCTAAGCCCAGCCCCACACACCGGTCATGTAACGCCCTTCTCGCAGGCGCTGTGTCCTGAACCATAACGCCTTTGTGAGAGGCGCTACTCCCCCTGCAGGACCTGGAAGACGAAGCCGtcgggctgcggcggcgaggggcacGAAGCGGGGTCAGACACTGTGCCTGGTCCCGCGTATGCTATCCTATCCTCTGACATCGCATCATAGAGCAATGCATTCACAGCTCTTTACAGCGAGACAAGCTGGATATCCTCTTCCTCTCAACTTATTTTGAACTCACCAATTCAGGGACATAAGCGGCGGACAGGAATCAGAGATATTCCTGGAGTAGTGTACACGTACTAAACTACAATGCATATCTCTCTCTAGATATACCTCTCAATGAAGAATCCTGAGGTACTTGATGGCTTCCTCTGGCATCGTGGTGTCCAATTAATTTGAGTGAATGTGCGAGATTGACCTTGTTTGCAATAGGGGATGAGCTCTTGCTGGGCGCGCATCTTCTCGTACTGTGCGTGTGTGCATTGGGGACTGGACGGGAGGAAGCCTTTGCTTCCTGCCCCTCGCGGCCGCAGCCCGACGGTCTCGGTCCTCTAAGTCCTGCATGCGCGTGCAACAAATCTGTCGTCCGACTGTGGCTTAAGTGGTTGCGACTGGGGCTTAAGGGGTTGGGGGAGTAGAGCCTCTCATAGACGCGCTATTTCAGGGCATAGCGCCCATGAGAAGGGCGTTACATGACCGCGGATGGGCCCTGTTTTGGCCCTGCTGACAGGGTCATAGCACCCAAGCATGAGGCGCGAAGCTCCAGAGGATAGCGCCTGCGCGACAGGCGTTAAGAAAAAAGGTTAGATTCGTGAAATAGTTTCGGGTCAAGTTCACTTTATGAAATATTTTTGACACGAGATCTGTTTTGTCGAAATCAACGCTGTTGTACGACCCGCAAATAGAGAAACATTCAAACCGGCCAAGCATCgggacaccgccgccgccgccatccagAGGCTGATGCCCACGCCGAGGATATCCAATCCATGTACTTTTTCATGTAGTAGTAGACAAAGTTAATGACATTACTTATTTGTATGTACATTATATAAGtagaatggagggagtatctgaGGCAGACGCACACACATCTTCTGTGGCAGCAACACTGGCGCACGGGCTGGGGCGCCCAAGAACTTAGAGGTGACCACAAGCAAGCGTCACGCGCGCATGCAGTACTGTTGGCTCATGATCTCATTCGTGGTATCGTGGGGACAAGGAGGAGCTTCTCCTTCCGAGGCATGGTGAGCCCAAACACGTCAGCCATGTCgacgtcctcctcctgcaTCTCACCGGGGAGCTCCCAGTCGAAACAGTAGACGAGGTTGGCGAGCATAATTTCCACGGAAACCACCCCGAAGCTCACCCCGGGGCAGATCCTCCGCCCGGCTCCGAACGGCAGGAACTGGAAATCCCTCCCCTTGTAgtcggccccgccgccgtcgaccatGAACCTCTCCGGCGAGAACTCCTCCGCGTCCAGCCCCCACGACCGCGGGTCTCTTCCAAGAGCCCACGCGTTGACGAGGACGCGCGTCCCGGCCGGCACAGCGTAGCCGTTGACGTCGTCGCAGCTGGCCATGGAGATgcgcgggaggaggagcggcacCGGCGGGTGCAGCCGGAGCGTCTCCTTCACGACGGCCTTGAGGTACGCCATGCCGCTCAGGTCCTCCTCCTTCACCGTCTCCTGGCCCTCGGGCGTCATGCTCCTCACCTCGGCTTGGAGCTTGGCCATGACGCCTCGCTTCCGCATGAGCTCCGCCATGGCGAAGTCCATCACGATGTGCGATGTGTCCGTGCCCGCTGCAAACATGTCCTGTAGCAAGCAGCAACACACGCATGCAGATGTAGTTATTTCAGAAGAGTATTAAGCGCGCATCAAGAAACTAATTAATGTAACGTGGAGAAAATGAATAGATTACGTACGATGAGGATGGCCTTGACGTTGTCTCTAGTGAGACTGTACTCGTGCCGAAGAGAGAGGAGAACATCTACAAAGTCTTTCTCCCGATCTTCCTGCTCGTCGTCGTTTCCACGATTATCATGCCGTCTCTGGCTttgcgacgacgacgaagataATCTGGCTGCGTGTTCGTCAATGATCTCGTCGAGCAGCTCGTCCCACCTCCTCTTAAGCCCGATGGTCTTGGCCAGCACGAGCCGCCGGAGCAGCCGCGCCTTGCccagccccgggaacaagtCTTCCATGCCGAACCCTGCCAGCGCGGCCACGTGCCCGGCCACGAGCTCCCGGAACAGCCCGTTCCGGCCTTCCTCCCGGAAGAACTTGCCGGACACGGCGCGGCACACCACGTCGTTGGCGTAGGCCCCCAACAGCCCGCTCATGTCCACCACGGCCTGCCTGCTCCTGGCCCGGCGGACCTTGGCGAGCACCAGGCCCACCTCCTCGTCCCGGGCGCCGCGGAGCGCGCGCACTTTGCCCGCGCTGAGCAGGTGCGTGGTGAGCAGCCGCCTGGCCTGCCGCCAGTACTCGCCGTAGGGCGCGAACGCGACGTCGGAGAAGCCGCTGAAGAGGACGTCGGCCGCCGCGGACGGCGGGCGCGAGGCCATGGCGTGGTCGTGCGCGCGCAGGacggcctcggcggcgcgcggggtggAGACCAGGAGGGTGCGGGCCTGGCCCAGGTCCAGGAGAAGGAGCCCATCAGGGCCCGCGTGCTTCCGGGAGAGCTCGGCGAGGGACACGTGGGGGGCTCCGGGCTTCACCAGGTGCAGGTGGCCTATGATGGGGAGCCGGCCGCCAGGCGAAGGAGTCAGCCGCCGGCGGCCTTGgtcgagctgctgctgcttgtggtAGTGTCGGTATCGTGATCGTAGCAGCAGGAAGCAGAGGAACAGAGTGAGCAGTGCTTGTGAACAGAAGACggtgagcagcagcagctgctgctgagaCTGAGACTGAGACTGAGCCATGTCGACCTGCACTGTTCGATCTTACTGTACATGTGAAATTTTTGCTCCGCGGCTTTGCTCACTCATTTATAGTGTACAAATTTTCTGGCGCGCGCATGATCTAGGTTACGTCGACAATTCtgattcttccttttcctGGCTTTGATATGTTCGTGCACATCGATCAAAGTGATCAGCAAATAGCCAAAGTGTGTGATTGATATGGTCCTGCGTCCGATTAATTGGTCATTTGTCTGGCATGcacatttcttcttctgctccgGTGCAATCCAATGAATGTGCACCGCGGTCCGTACGTTTTCGTGCGTGGGTGTACCTTCATtgggaagaaagaagaaatggaATTTTTTGTGGTGTTACCAAAATGCATGGCACATATGTAGCGTTCATTGGTTCTAGCATATAAGACACATATGCGTTCATAGACAGAGGTGGAATCTGGTTAGTGTTCCTCGGTCCGAGGTGCTGGAGGGAGCATCGTCGAAATGCATGGAGACGATGGAATGAATCATGGGAGAGGACGACGGCATGCATTAGAATATGCATGCCCGGATGGTTTTGTCATATGGACTGGTTGGTTATGTACAAAGTGTGAACAGCCATATGCTTTACAAATCAGATTGTCTGGACAGCCAATCATTGGTTTCCCAATTTGCAAGAGTTCGATGCCAACTTCCCAATTAAAATATGCCGTGGTATATGGATAAACTTGTTAAATGGGAGGACATAAACGCAACTAAGAATATTGGCCACGCTATCTCAGTTGAAAATAGATGTAGGCTCTTTATAATTAGGGTCTGTCTATCCCTTGGCGCCTGTTTTGTGATCTTAAACCAGACACCTGCTTTATGTTCTCAAAACAGGCGCCTGATTTTTGAGTTTAAACCAGGCGCCTGCTTTATTTTGTAAAACCAGACACTTTTGTCTAAGCCATTGATCTAAGATCTAgaggcaaaaacaaaacaacatcTGTATATGATTTTCCCTCCAAAAATCATGGACTGGCTATGTTCTGCATGCTCTGCACCTTACACCCCAGGGATGCCAGATTCAAAAAGCGGATTAACCCAGATTCAATAGCAAATACTACAggagcatagcttcctgaaatAAAGCAGCTACTTTAGTTACTTAACTACATAGCTCAAAATTTCCAGAAATAAGGTCGTACTATACCGTGTGTGAAAGCTTGCTACGATAATCTGAACATACTACAGGAGTATAGCTTCCTCCTTGGATGTCTGTTCTTTTCCTTAGACCCAATTTCAAGGTACCGAAGTACAGGTGCTCTGAGAATTATTTTCAGGCCTATTGCTGAATCACAGAAATTAATTGTCATGATTCAATCTAATTCTCTCTACAGCTTAAGGTTATTTACACACATGTGCACTTGCTCAACAACAGTCAATTATATAGAAGAACAAGTGGTGCTTGCACAAATAAGTATCTACACTCGCAGCTTATTTTCTAAACATAATATGCTATTGCATAAATAACTCCTTGATTATTGCCAGAACTGAACtgtatgcatgtgtgtgtggtACACCTACATACACAGTTTGACagtacaaaatttgacaagaagaaaaacatggtTTCATGTTTAACCTTGTGGTGACATTAAAAATCTGAAGCAAGTAAGCTTCTACTGTAAACCCAAAAGCTTAAACAAGAATAGAAACGCAACACTTTGTTTTCTAAAGAAAACACTACTAACTCAGGCTGAGGTTTTCCTAACCCCTCTTCAAGCATCAGAACAACACACAATCAAGCAAGAACATTCAGTTTTTCCTTGCAGAGCAAAAGGTGGTCGTCCAAAACTCCAAGGCTGTACCTTTAACACAAATGATATTATAGCAGATAAGATAGGTCAAGCTTCGTTAGCAGATAAGAAAGTGTAAACTTCAGTTCGAGGAGACAGTGCCAAAGTTCAGTCATATTACAATTCCAAAATGTAATAATTGCAAGGATATGTCAGAAAACAGAACAGTAGCAACGTGTTACTCTATAGCAAGTGCCTATATTTTAttagaaacaacaaaaattaaacCATGTATGCACATCTTGTTTTATAGGAATTCAAGATATTTGGAAAGAAGATACAAACGAGTGCTTCAGGTAGCAGCAACGATCACAGCCATCAAATATGCCTGTGAACAAGTTGAACAATAAGGGTCATCAACATGCAAAAAGATATAAAATCAGAAttgaaattttcaaaaatatagCTTCAGTTACTGCGCGACGATACACCAGTACTCACCCCTGCGCCCTccacacccccccccccacccccactcCACGGATAAAAGAAACGGAAGACCCAGCTTGAACAGAAAATTCTTAATAGAGAGAATGAAAACTAAATTGCTTAAAGTGGTCAAAGATGAAATTAAAACTGCACatataaaattttaaattgaGAGGAAAACAATAAAGCTGCAAAcaaatgaaagaaaagaatGAGAAGTTAGAATACCAGTTGCACCTTAGAAAGAGAGCGATTGCAGAAAAAAGTGGTGCAATTTAGCGCAAATGTAAAAGTGCGAGCAAATACCCACTAAaagaggaaacaaaaaaaagaattacaGAGAATCTAGATCTCAGGGTAGCAATTGCAGCTAGGTGAGCTT contains:
- the LOC100826203 gene encoding indole-2-monooxygenase, which produces MAQSQSQSQQQLLLLTVFCSQALLTLFLCFLLLRSRYRHYHKQQQLDQGRRRLTPSPGGRLPIIGHLHLVKPGAPHVSLAELSRKHAGPDGLLLLDLGQARTLLVSTPRAAEAVLRAHDHAMASRPPSAAADVLFSGFSDVAFAPYGEYWRQARRLLTTHLLSAGKVRALRGARDEEVGLVLAKVRRARSRQAVVDMSGLLGAYANDVVCRAVSGKFFREEGRNGLFRELVAGHVAALAGFGMEDLFPGLGKARLLRRLVLAKTIGLKRRWDELLDEIIDEHAARLSSSSSQSQRRHDNRGNDDEQEDREKDFVDVLLSLRHEYSLTRDNVKAILIDMFAAGTDTSHIVMDFAMAELMRKRGVMAKLQAEVRSMTPEGQETVKEEDLSGMAYLKAVVKETLRLHPPVPLLLPRISMASCDDVNGYAVPAGTRVLVNAWALGRDPRSWGLDAEEFSPERFMVDGGGADYKGRDFQFLPFGAGRRICPGVSFGVVSVEIMLANLVYCFDWELPGEMQEEDVDMADVFGLTMPRKEKLLLVPTIPRMRS